A region of the Microbacterium sp. SL75 genome:
CGCCGGGGAGTTCGGCCAGAACCGGCCCGGCATCGCCGACACGGCCGACCGGCGCGCACCCGACGGCGTGCTCGAGGACGAGGTCAGCCGCGCCTTCCTGCTCGCGGCCGTGGGCCTCGAGGGCGGTGACGATGCAGCCCTGGCTGCCGCCCTGGCATCCACCACCGACCCCGCCGCTCATGCTGAAGTCGCCCGGCAGCGGCGCATCCTCGCGACGGCGCTCGCGAACGCCGCCAACGTGTTGAACCCGGCGGTGATCGTGCTGGGCGGGTTCCTTGCGGTCCTGGCCGCTCGCGACCTCGACGCCCTCGACGCCGCCGTGCGCGCCCAGACCGTCCCGGCCTGCGCCGAGGGTCTGCGCCTCGCCGTCGCCGAGCTGGGCGAGGACCGCCTGCTCGTGGGCGCGGCCGAGGCGGTGTTCGAGGCGCAGCTGTTCCCGGGACGCTGAGCGCCGCGGCGAACACGTCGGCGTACCGGCCCCGATGTCGGCGGCTCGGTGCAAGATGGAGGCGTGACCCAACGACGTGACGCCGGCACCACCTGGTCGGGCAACCACCGCTACCGCGCGACCGAAGTGCTGCTGCCCGGCGACGTCGACGAGCTCGCCGAGGTGGTGGCATCCGCCCGCACTCTGCGCGTACAGGCCACGCGGCACACCTTCAACGACGTGGCCGACTCCGATGCGTCCCTGGTGTCGCTCGAACGCCTGCCGACGCGGGTCGAGATGGTGGGCGACCGCGTGCGCGTCGAGGGACTCGTCACTTTCGCGCAACTCGCGCCCGTCCTCGAGGCCGAGGGGCGGGCGCTGCACAACCTCGGCTCGCTCCCCCACATCTCGATCGTGGGGGCCACCGCCACCGGCACCCACGGCTCGGGCGTGCGCAACGGAAACCTCTCCAGCGCCCTCCGCGCCGTCGAGATCATGGATGCCGACGGCCGCACGCACCGTATCGATCACACGCACGAGTGGTTCGGCGCCGCCGCCCTCAGCCTCGGCGCCCTCGGCGTCGTCACCGCCGTCGAGCTGCAGACCGAACCCACGTACGAGGTCACGCAGCAGGCCTACACCGGCGTCGCCTGGGAAGACATCGTCGGAGACATCGAGGGGGTGTTCGGCGGCTCGCGCAGCGTGAGCGTCTTCACGACCTGGGGCGATCCCGAGCACGACCTCGTGTGGGCGAAGAGCGACGATGGCGCGCCGTCGTGGGTCGAGGAGATCGGCGGCCGAGCCGTCGGCGACGACATCCACCTCGGCCGCATCCGCACGGTCGACAACACCACCCCGCGCGGCACGCCCGGCCCGTGGCACACGCGCCTTCCGCACTTCCGTGCCGACGCCCTGCCGAGCGATGGCGACGAGATCCAGAGCGAGTACTTCGTGCCCCTCGCCTCCGCGCGCGAGGCCCTGGCGGCCGTGCGAGCCCTCGCCTCGACGTTCGACGATCAGCTGCTCGTGACCGAGCTGCGCACGGTCGCGGCCGACGAGCTGTGGCTGAGCCCGGCGTACCAGCGCGATGTCATGGTCATCCACTTCACGTGGCGCAACGACACCGACGGCGTCCTGGCGGTGCTCCCCGCGATCGAGCAGGCGCTCGCACCCTTCGACGCCCGCCCGCACTGGGGCAAGGCGTTCACGATGCCCGGCGAGCGGATCCTGTCGACCCTCCCCCGCTCGGGCGACTTCCTCGCCGTGGCGCGAGAGATCGACCCGCGCGGTGTCTTCCGCAACGACTACCTGCGGCGGACTTTGGGCTTGTAGCCCGGGACGGGCCCGCACAAGCTCAGCAATCCGGACAAAGTCAGCCCCGAGGCCCGAAACCCGACTGAGTTCGCGTAAATCCCCGAGGATGCGCAACACCCGCACTCGGTGTCCGCACCCACTCATCAACCCACACAAAGTCAGCCGCAAGGCCCGAAACCCGACTGAGCTCACGCAAATCCCAGAGGATGCGCAACACCCGCACTCGGTGTCCGCACACACTCAGCAATCCGCACAAAGTCAGCCCCGAGGCCTGAAACCCGACTGAGCTCGTGCAAATCCCAGAGGATGCGCAACACCCGCACTCGGTGCCCGCGCACACTCAGCAACCCACACAAAATCAGCCGCAAGGCCCGAAACCCGACTGAGCTCACGCAAATCCCAGAGGATGCGCAACACCCACACTCGGCGCCCGCACACACTCAGCAATCCGCACACACTCAGCAACCCACACAAAATCAGCCCCCAAGGCCGGAAACCCGACTGAGTTTGCGCAAATCCCGGAGGATACGCGACGCGCCCGCCCCGAACCGCGAAAGCGACGCCGCCCACCGCGGCGCCGCCTGCGTGGCATCCGGGATCAGCGGCTGGAGTAGCCGCCGTCGATGGGGAGCGAGACGCCCGAGATCATGCCGGCACCGTCGCCGAGCAAGAACACGATGGGGGCGGCGATGTCGTCCTCGGTGGCCCACTTGTGCAGCGGCATGGCCTCGAGGAAGGGGCCCTCGATGTCGGGGCGCCCCCAGTACCAGGCCGACATCGGCGTCATCACGACCGTCGGGTTCACGCTGTTCACACGGATGCCGTAGCCGCCGAGCTCGAGTGCCGAGACGCGCGTGATGTTGTCGAGCGCCGCCTTCGACGACCCGTACGAGATGTGGCCGGTGAGGGCGACGAGGCTCGCCTGGCTCGACACATTGACGATCGCACCACCCTTGCCGACGCGGATCATCTCGCGCGAGGCGTACTTGGTGACCAGCAGTGAGCCGCGCGCGTTGATGCTCATGACCTTGTCGAAGACATCGATGTCGGTCTCCATCGGTGTGGCGATCTCGCCTCCCCAGCCTCCGCAGTTGACGACGCCGTACAGGTCTCGTCCCTCGATCGCGGTGCGGATCTGCTCCTCCGACTCGAGGTCGAAGACGATGGGCTCGGCTCCCGTCTCGGCGGAGATCGCAGCGACGCTGTCGGCGTCGCGACCGGCGGCGAGCACCGTCGCTCCGGCGGCGACGAGATGGCGCACGGTCGCTCCGCCGATGCCGCCGCCGGCTCCGGTGACGAGGATGGTGCGATCGGTGAATTCGGTCATGGAGGGCTCTTTCGAAGGTCCTGGAGGCGAGGACGACGGCGATGTCGTCGCGGCCCATGATAACCACAGAATCACGCGGATGACTTCGGTGTCATGACGAATTGATCACGGGTGTTGACACCGGTGTCACGGTGGGCTTAGCGTAACCGGAGTTCGACCGGCGATCGCTCGCCGGAACCGCTTCATCGACGCAGCACACTCGACGTGCGGCGTCCCCGGAAGGACCACACCGCCGTGACCCCCACCTCGGAGAACGCCGCGCCGACCACGGCCGCAGCCGTGCACCTCGACGACCTCGTCGAGCGAGCACGGCAGCTGGTGGCCACCGGCGAGCGTCGCGTGCTGGGTCTGTGCGGAACGCCTGGCGCGGGCAAGTCCACCGTGAGCGACGCCCTTCTCGCCGCTCTCGGCGACGACGCGGTCCTGGTCGGCATGGACGGCTTCCACCTCGCCAACGAGGAACTCCTCCGGCTCGGCCGACGCGACCGCAAGGGTGCGCCCGACACCTTCGACGTCGACGGCTACGTCGCCCTGCTCGATCGCATCCGCGCCGGTCACGCCGTGTACGCCCCGCGCTTCGACCGCGGACTCGAGGAGTCCATCGGCTCGGCGGTCCTCGTGCCCGCCGACGTGCCGCTCATCATTACCGAGGGCAACTACCTCCTGCACGACGAGTTCGGGTGGGATGCCGTGGCTCCCCGCCTCGACGAGGTGTGGTTCCTCGACATCGAGGCGCACGCCCGCCGCGAGCGACTGATCGCCCGCCGCCTCTCCCACGACCATCCCCACGACGAGGCCGTCGCCTGGGTCCGCGAGGTCGACGAGCGTAACGCGCTCGTCGTCGAACGCGGCCGCCACCGCGCCGATCTCATCGTCACCGTCTCCGATGCCCCCGTCGGTCCCCACGAAGGAGCTTCCTCATGAGCACCACCACGACCGTGCCCGTGCTGCAGGCGCGCGGCCTGTCGCGCCAATTCGGATCCGTCCGAGCCCTCAACGACGTGGACTTCGAGGTCTACCCCGGTGAGGTCACCGCGTTGATCGGCGACAACGGCGCCGGCAAATCCACCCTCGTGAAGGCCCTCTCGGGCAACCTCGCGGTCGACGAGGGCGAGATCCTCTTCGACGGCAAGCCGATCGACATGTCGAACCCGCAGATCGCCTCGAGCCTCGGCATCGAGACGGTGTATCAGGACCTCGCGCTCGCGCCCCACCTCGACCCCGTGCAGAACATGTACCTCGGCCGCGAGATCCGCCGCCCCGGTGTGGCGGGGGCCCTGGGCTTCATGAAGACCAAGGACATGGCGAAGGCCTCCCGCGCGGCGTTCGACGAGCTCGGCGCCACGGTGCGTTCCCTCACCTCGCCGGTGGGCGAGATGTCGGGCGGTCAGCGTCAGGCGATCGCGATCGCCCGCGCCGTCCACTGGGCCTCGCGGGTGGTGTTCCTCGACGAACCGACCGCGGCACTCGGCGTGCGCCAGACCAAGAACGTCCTCGAGACCATCCGACGCGTCCGCGACAAGGGCATCGCCGTCGTCTTCATCTCGCACTCGATGCCGCACGTCATCGACGTGTCGGACCGCATCCAGGTGCTGCGTCTGGGCACCCGGGTCGCGAACGTCGACGCCAAGAACACCTCCATGGAAGAACTCGTCGGGCTCATGACCGGCGCCGTCACGAAGGACGACCAGAAGTGAGCCTCAAGACTCCCCCCACCGAGACCGTCGCGATCGGCACGTTCGACGACAACAAGAAGACGAACCCCGTCGTCGCAGCCCTGCGGACCCAGGCGTTCCAGATCCTCCTGGTGCTGCTGGCGATCATCATCGTCTTCAGCATCATCGCTCCCGATTCGTTCGCGCAGTGGTCGAACTTCCGCCTCATCATCCAGAACGCCTCGATCCTCGCCGTGCTCGCGGTGGGCATGACCTACGTGATCATCACGGCCGGCATCGATCTCTCCGTCGGCTCGGTACTGGTGTTCTCCGGCGTCGTCTCGGCGCTCGCCATGAGGGCGATGGGCGGTGAGGGCTGGGGCGTCGCGACCGTCGGAATCATCGTCGCCGTCCTCAGCGGCGTGTGCTGGGGCCTGTTCAACGGCTTCCTCATCGCGAAGGCGAAGATCCCGCCGCTCATCGTGACCCTGGGTTCGCTCGGCATGGCCCTCGGTCTCGCGCAGATCCTCACCGGCGGCGTCGACATCCGCGACGTCCCCACCGTCCTCACCGTCTCGATCGGCTACGGCAACGTCTTCGGCTCCGTCCCGATCATCAGCGTCATCGCGCTGGTCGTCGTCCTGATCGGCGCGGTCGTGCTGCACTTCACGCGCTTCGGTCTCTACACGCTGGCGGTGGGCTCGAGCGAGATCGCCGCCCGACGGGTCGGCGTGAAGGTCGACGCCCAGCTCATCAAGATCTACACGATCTCGGGCGCCCTGGCGGGGCTCGGCGGCATCCTGTCGCTCTCGCAGTTCTCGACCACCGCCATCGCCGGTCAGTCGCAGACCAACCTCAACGTGATCGCGGCCGTCGTGATCGGCGGAACGTCGCTCTTCGGCGGCGTCGGCACGATCATGGGCACGGTCGTCGGCCTGTTCATCCCCGCGGTGCTGCAGAACGGCTTCGTCATCACCGGCGTGCAGCCCTTCTGGCAGCAGGTCGCGGTGGGCGCGGTGCTGATCGCGGCGGTCTACGTCGACCAGGTCCGCCGGACGGCCGCGACCCGCGGCAATTCGCAGGGCCTCTGGCGCAAGTTCCTCAGCGGAGGCCGGCGCGGCTGAACCGCTGCGGCATCCCTTCCCTCTCAACCCCCTTACCAACCCGAACAAAGAACGGTGAACACAATGAAGTGGAACAACAAGGCGACCGCCCTGACGGTCTTCGGTGTGGCGGCGACGCTGACCCTCGCGGGCTGCTCGGGCGGCTCGGCCTCGGGCGGTGCGTCCGGCGGTGCCGACGGCTACAAGATCGCGTTCGTGCAGGGCGTCGCCGGAGATGAGTTCTACATCTCCATGCAGTGCGGCATCCAGTCCGAAGCCGCCAAAGAAGGCGCCACCGTCACCACCCAGGGCCCCGAGAAGTTCGACCCCACCCTGCAGAAGCCCATCGTCGACGCCGTCGTCGCCTCCAAGCCCGACGCCCTTCTCATCGCCCCGACCGACGTCTCGGCCATGCAGGCGCCGATCGCCGCAGCCGAGGCCGCGGGCATCAAGGTCGTCCTCGTCGACACCACCCTCGAGGACCCCTCGGGAGCCGTGTCGCAGATCTCCTCCGACAACCAGGGCGGCGGCGCCGCCGCCTTCGAGGCGATCCAGAAGGCGAACCCCAATGGCGGCAAGGTCCTCGTCGTCTCCACCGACCCCGGTGTCTCCACCACCGACGCCCGCGCCCAGGGCTTCGAAGACGCCGTCAAGAAGGACTCGAAGTTCGAATCCGTCGGCGTTCAGTACTCGCACAACGAGCCCTCCACCGCCGCCGAGATCGTCACCGCCGCCCTCCAGAAGGACCCCGACATCGTCGGCATCTTCGCCGCCAACCTGTTCGCCGCCGAGGGAAGCGCCACCGGCGTCCAGCAGGCCGGCAAGCAGGGCTCCGTCACCATCGTCGGCTTCGACGCCGGCCCCGCCCAGGTCAAGGCCCTCGAAGCCGGCACCGTCCAGGCCCTCGTCGCCCAGGAGCCCGCCACCATCGGCGAAGACGGCGTCAAGCAGGCCATCGCCGCCCTCAAGGGCGAAACCACCGAAGCCAAGATCCAGACCGGCTTCACCATCCTCACCAAAGACAACATCACCACCGACGGCAAGGACGCGGTCTACAAGTCCAGCTGCTGACGTCTGATCCCGGATGCCGGGACCCGGAGCGACTGCCCGGGTCCCGGCATCCACACTTCTGATCTCGGTCTGGGGCGGGTTCCGCACCAGACCCGCTCGCCCCCTTTCCCGACACACGGAGCCCCGCATGACCGACCTCACCGCCGCCGCCCTCCCCTCCCTCGCGGCGAACGTCTCCGTTCCGACGTACGACAGGTCGGCCGTGCGCTCGCGCATCGTGCACTTCGGTGTGGGCGGCTTCCACCGGGCGCACGAGGCCATGTATCTCGACCGACTGCTCGAAGCCGGCCACACCGAATGGGGTCTGTGCGGAGTCGGGGTCCTGTCGGTCGATGCGGCCATGCGCGACGCGCTCGCGGCGCAAGACGACCTCTACACGCTCGTCACCACCGCGCCCGACAGCACCTCTGCTGCGCGCGTCGTCGGATCGATCGTCGAGTATCTCTTCGTGCCCGACGACCCCGAGGCCGTCGCCGCCAAGCTCGCCGATCCCGACACCGCGATCGTCTCGCTCACCATCACCGAGGGCGGGTACGGCGTCGACGATGCGACGGGCGAGTACGCGCCGCGCGACAAGGCGACCCTCGCCGATCTCGACGGCGCCGTCCCTCCCCGCAGCGTCATGGGCCTGCTCACCGAGGGTCTTCGTCGGCGGCGGGATGCCGGCATCCCGGCCTTCACCGTGATGTCGTGCGACAACATCCAGGGCAACGGACGCGTGGCCCGCGCCGCCCTCCGCGGCTTCGCCGAGCGTCTCGACCCCGAGCTGGGTCGCTGGATCTCCAAGAACGTGTCGTTCCCGAACTCGATGGTCGATCGCATCACCCCGGTCACCACCGACGAGACGCGCGCCGCGGTCGCCGAGGAGTTCGGCATCCGGGACCGCTGGCCCGTGAGAAGCGAGTCGTTCGAGCAGTGGGTGCTCGAAGACGCCTTTCCCGCCGGCCGACCGCCGTTCGACGAGGTCGGTGTGCAACTCGTCGACGACGTCGAGCCCTACGAGCTGATGAAGCTGCGGCTGCTCAACGCCTCGCACCAGGCGATGAGCTATCTCGGGATCCTGTCGGGGGCGCACTACGTGCACGAGGTGTGCACCGACCCGCTGTTCGTCGACTTCCTGCGGGGGTACATGCACGAGGAAGCGATCCCGACGCTCCGACCCGTGCCGGGCATCGACCTCGACGCGTACTGCGACCAGCTCCTCGCCCGCTTCGGCAGCGAGGCGATCCGCGACACCCTCGCGCGTCAGGTCGTGGACGGCTCCGACCGCCTGCCCAAGTTCCTGCTGCCCGTCGTCCGCGAACAGCTCGCCTCGGGCGGGAGCATCGATCACTGCGCCCTCGTGCTCGCGGGGTGGAGCGTGTTCCTCGAGGGCCGCACCGAGACGGGCGAGGAGACTCCCGCCGTCGACAGCCGCCTCGACGAGCTCCGCGCGATCGTCACCGATGATCCCGCGGCGCTCCTCGACTACGCTCCGGTGTTCGGTGACCT
Encoded here:
- a CDS encoding ATP-binding cassette domain-containing protein is translated as MSTTTTVPVLQARGLSRQFGSVRALNDVDFEVYPGEVTALIGDNGAGKSTLVKALSGNLAVDEGEILFDGKPIDMSNPQIASSLGIETVYQDLALAPHLDPVQNMYLGREIRRPGVAGALGFMKTKDMAKASRAAFDELGATVRSLTSPVGEMSGGQRQAIAIARAVHWASRVVFLDEPTAALGVRQTKNVLETIRRVRDKGIAVVFISHSMPHVIDVSDRIQVLRLGTRVANVDAKNTSMEELVGLMTGAVTKDDQK
- a CDS encoding SDR family oxidoreductase; translation: MTEFTDRTILVTGAGGGIGGATVRHLVAAGATVLAAGRDADSVAAISAETGAEPIVFDLESEEQIRTAIEGRDLYGVVNCGGWGGEIATPMETDIDVFDKVMSINARGSLLVTKYASREMIRVGKGGAIVNVSSQASLVALTGHISYGSSKAALDNITRVSALELGGYGIRVNSVNPTVVMTPMSAWYWGRPDIEGPFLEAMPLHKWATEDDIAAPIVFLLGDGAGMISGVSLPIDGGYSSR
- a CDS encoding ABC transporter permease gives rise to the protein MSLKTPPTETVAIGTFDDNKKTNPVVAALRTQAFQILLVLLAIIIVFSIIAPDSFAQWSNFRLIIQNASILAVLAVGMTYVIITAGIDLSVGSVLVFSGVVSALAMRAMGGEGWGVATVGIIVAVLSGVCWGLFNGFLIAKAKIPPLIVTLGSLGMALGLAQILTGGVDIRDVPTVLTVSIGYGNVFGSVPIISVIALVVVLIGAVVLHFTRFGLYTLAVGSSEIAARRVGVKVDAQLIKIYTISGALAGLGGILSLSQFSTTAIAGQSQTNLNVIAAVVIGGTSLFGGVGTIMGTVVGLFIPAVLQNGFVITGVQPFWQQVAVGAVLIAAVYVDQVRRTAATRGNSQGLWRKFLSGGRRG
- a CDS encoding D-arabinono-1,4-lactone oxidase; the encoded protein is MTQRRDAGTTWSGNHRYRATEVLLPGDVDELAEVVASARTLRVQATRHTFNDVADSDASLVSLERLPTRVEMVGDRVRVEGLVTFAQLAPVLEAEGRALHNLGSLPHISIVGATATGTHGSGVRNGNLSSALRAVEIMDADGRTHRIDHTHEWFGAAALSLGALGVVTAVELQTEPTYEVTQQAYTGVAWEDIVGDIEGVFGGSRSVSVFTTWGDPEHDLVWAKSDDGAPSWVEEIGGRAVGDDIHLGRIRTVDNTTPRGTPGPWHTRLPHFRADALPSDGDEIQSEYFVPLASAREALAAVRALASTFDDQLLVTELRTVAADELWLSPAYQRDVMVIHFTWRNDTDGVLAVLPAIEQALAPFDARPHWGKAFTMPGERILSTLPRSGDFLAVAREIDPRGVFRNDYLRRTLGL
- a CDS encoding ABC transporter substrate-binding protein — protein: MKWNNKATALTVFGVAATLTLAGCSGGSASGGASGGADGYKIAFVQGVAGDEFYISMQCGIQSEAAKEGATVTTQGPEKFDPTLQKPIVDAVVASKPDALLIAPTDVSAMQAPIAAAEAAGIKVVLVDTTLEDPSGAVSQISSDNQGGGAAAFEAIQKANPNGGKVLVVSTDPGVSTTDARAQGFEDAVKKDSKFESVGVQYSHNEPSTAAEIVTAALQKDPDIVGIFAANLFAAEGSATGVQQAGKQGSVTIVGFDAGPAQVKALEAGTVQALVAQEPATIGEDGVKQAIAALKGETTEAKIQTGFTILTKDNITTDGKDAVYKSSC
- a CDS encoding mannitol dehydrogenase family protein → MTDLTAAALPSLAANVSVPTYDRSAVRSRIVHFGVGGFHRAHEAMYLDRLLEAGHTEWGLCGVGVLSVDAAMRDALAAQDDLYTLVTTAPDSTSAARVVGSIVEYLFVPDDPEAVAAKLADPDTAIVSLTITEGGYGVDDATGEYAPRDKATLADLDGAVPPRSVMGLLTEGLRRRRDAGIPAFTVMSCDNIQGNGRVARAALRGFAERLDPELGRWISKNVSFPNSMVDRITPVTTDETRAAVAEEFGIRDRWPVRSESFEQWVLEDAFPAGRPPFDEVGVQLVDDVEPYELMKLRLLNASHQAMSYLGILSGAHYVHEVCTDPLFVDFLRGYMHEEAIPTLRPVPGIDLDAYCDQLLARFGSEAIRDTLARQVVDGSDRLPKFLLPVVREQLASGGSIDHCALVLAGWSVFLEGRTETGEETPAVDSRLDELRAIVTDDPAALLDYAPVFGDLGRDARLREAYLSARASLAERGARGAIAALTA
- a CDS encoding nucleoside/nucleotide kinase family protein — translated: MTPTSENAAPTTAAAVHLDDLVERARQLVATGERRVLGLCGTPGAGKSTVSDALLAALGDDAVLVGMDGFHLANEELLRLGRRDRKGAPDTFDVDGYVALLDRIRAGHAVYAPRFDRGLEESIGSAVLVPADVPLIITEGNYLLHDEFGWDAVAPRLDEVWFLDIEAHARRERLIARRLSHDHPHDEAVAWVREVDERNALVVERGRHRADLIVTVSDAPVGPHEGASS